GGAAGCGGTTTTAATAATATATATCCTCAACAAAATATAGATTTAGCTGAGGAGATTGCTAAGAATGGAGCGGTAATTTCGGAATTCCCAATTAATACGAAGCCTTTTAAGCAGAATTTCCCCCGGAGGAACCGGATTATCAGTGGTTTATCTTTAGGTGTATTGGTTGTTGAAGCAGCCAGGAATAGTGGAGCGCTTATTACTGCGGATTTTGCTTTGGAACAAGGAAGAGAAGTTTTTGCTTTGCCCGGGAGGGTTGATTCAGTTAAATCTTCCGGAACAAATGAATTGATAAAACAAGGAGCAAAGCTTGTAACTTGCGTGGATGATATTGTGGAAGAATTCGGTATGCCGGTTATCTCCTGCAAGAAACAAGAAAAACCTTTATTAAGGAAAGAGGTAGTATCTTTAAATAGTAAAGAGGAGTCGGATGTTTATAGTTTAATTTCCGATGAATCTACGCATTTAGATACTCTCGTAGAAAAGACGAGCTTGGATATTTCAAAGATATCTGGTATAATTTTGAAGTTACAATTGATGAAATTAATTAAGCAACTACCTGGAAAGCAATTTGTAAGGAGCGGTAATGAAAGATAAAAGTTTAGTCATTGTAGAGTCGCCAACAAAAGCAAAGACTATAAGCAAGATCCTCGGTAAGAATTTTTCCGTGGTTTCTTCTATGGGGCATATTATTGATTTACCTAAAAAGAAGCTTGGGGTAGATATTGAGAATAACTTTGAGGCGGAATACGTAGTTATTCCCGGGAGAAAGAAGCTCCTGGATACTTTAAAAAAAGAGGCAAAGGATAAAGACAATATCTTTATGGCAACCGACCCTGATAGGGAAGGAGAGGCAATCGGCTGGCAGCTTAAAGAGAATCTTTTTAAGAAAAAAAAGGTTTTAAGGGTTGTTTTCCATGAAATTACATCAGAAGCTGTTAACGCCGCATTCAAACACCCCAGAGAATTTGACCTAAATATGATTGAGGCGCAAAATGGCCGTAGGATATTGGACAGGATTGTAGGCTATTTCTTAAGCCCTTTATTATGGAAGAAGCTTGCGCGCGGCTTAAGCGCAGGAAGGGTGCAGTCTGTTGCTTTGAAATTGATAGTGGACAGAGAAAGAGAGATTGAAAAATTTATTCCCGCTGAATATTGGGAGATTGAAGCGCTTTTAAAGAAATCCGGTGATGCTTTTAGCGCAAAGCTGGATAAGATTGAAGGTAAAAAAGCCGAAATTAAGGCTAAGGAATCGGCAGAAGCAATTGTTAACGAGTTAAAAGAAAAGAAATTCATCGTCTCTGATGTAAAGAATACCAAAAAAAGAAGATTTGCATCCCCTCCTTTTATTACCAGCACTCTTCAACAGGAAGCATTTAACAAATTAAAGTATAATGCCACCAAGACGATGATTATTGCCCAGCAATTATATGAAGGTATAAATATAGGCAAGGAAAATCCTGTTGGCTTGATTACTTATATGCGTACGGATTCGCCGCGGGTTGCTCCCGAAGCAATAACCGAGGTCAGGAATTTTATAAGTAAGCAATTTGGAAAGGAATACCTTCCTGAAAGCCCCAATGTCTATAAAGTTAAAAAATTAGCGCAGGAAGCCCATGAAGCTATCAGGCCAACGATGGTGAAAAGCTCAGCTGAAAGCTTAAAAGAATTTCTAACTCCTGAACAATTTAAATTGTATGAGTTAATTTATAATCGTTTTGTCTCCAGCCAGATGACTCCGGCGGAATATGCTGTTATCAGTGTTGATATTGAGGCGGATAAATATTTATTTACTGCTTCCGGAAGCGATTTGGTTTTTGATGGTTTTATGGCTATGTATAAAAAGGAAGACGAGGAAGATTCTGAAGAAAAAGGCGATGAGGAGAAGAAGAAAAACAAGATTCCTGTTTTAGTAAAAGGCGATTATCTGGAATTGGCAGGGATTAACCCTTCTCAGCATTTTACCAAGCCGCCGCCGAGGTATTCCGATAGTTCTTTGGTAAAAGCGCTGGAAGAAGAAGGGATTGGAAGGCCTTCAACTTATGCTCCGATTATCCAAACGCTTATTTTGCGTGATTATGTTCGTAGGCTTAAAGGTTATTTTTCTCCTACGGAATTAGGGTTTAAAGTTTGCGACCTATTGGTTGAGTATTTTCCAAAAATAATAGATGTGAAATTTACCGCGCTTATGGAAGAGGAATTGGATGAGATTGAAGAAGGCAAATTTGACAAAGTAAAGGTTCTGCAGGAATTTTACGCACCATTTAAGGAAAAGCTTGATTATGCACAGGAGCATATTAAAAAGGAAGTTATTACAACAGATGAAGTTTGTGAAAAATGCGGTAAGCCGATGGTTGTGAAATGGGGCAGGCGTGGGAAATTCTTAAGTTGTTCAGGATTCCCGGATTGCAAATTCTCCAAGTCAATTACCACTAAAGTTAAATGTCCTGCGCCAGATTGCGGGGGAGAATTAATTGAGCGGCATTCAACGCGCGGATTTTTCTATGGCTGTTCAAATTTCCCTAAATGCACATTTACTTCGCGGACACTGCCGGAAACTAAAGAAGAGTAATGCAAAAGCACATTGAAAAGTTCATCCGTTACCTGGAAATTGAGAAGAATTATTCAAAACATACTATTTTAAATTATAATTTGGATTTGGAAAATTTTAAATTATTTGTCGGCGACCTTGAATTAGAAAAAATAGATTATCTTGCCTTAAGAAGATATCTGGCTGTTTTAAAAGAAAAGAAATTAAGCAGCCGGACGGTTGGAAGAAGGTTGTCCAGCCTGCGCAGTTTCTTTAAATTCTTAGTAAGAGAAGCTTATCTAAAGACAAACCCGATTTTAGCTCT
This window of the Candidatus Omnitrophota bacterium genome carries:
- the topA gene encoding type I DNA topoisomerase, translated to MKDKSLVIVESPTKAKTISKILGKNFSVVSSMGHIIDLPKKKLGVDIENNFEAEYVVIPGRKKLLDTLKKEAKDKDNIFMATDPDREGEAIGWQLKENLFKKKKVLRVVFHEITSEAVNAAFKHPREFDLNMIEAQNGRRILDRIVGYFLSPLLWKKLARGLSAGRVQSVALKLIVDREREIEKFIPAEYWEIEALLKKSGDAFSAKLDKIEGKKAEIKAKESAEAIVNELKEKKFIVSDVKNTKKRRFASPPFITSTLQQEAFNKLKYNATKTMIIAQQLYEGINIGKENPVGLITYMRTDSPRVAPEAITEVRNFISKQFGKEYLPESPNVYKVKKLAQEAHEAIRPTMVKSSAESLKEFLTPEQFKLYELIYNRFVSSQMTPAEYAVISVDIEADKYLFTASGSDLVFDGFMAMYKKEDEEDSEEKGDEEKKKNKIPVLVKGDYLELAGINPSQHFTKPPPRYSDSSLVKALEEEGIGRPSTYAPIIQTLILRDYVRRLKGYFSPTELGFKVCDLLVEYFPKIIDVKFTALMEEELDEIEEGKFDKVKVLQEFYAPFKEKLDYAQEHIKKEVITTDEVCEKCGKPMVVKWGRRGKFLSCSGFPDCKFSKSITTKVKCPAPDCGGELIERHSTRGFFYGCSNFPKCTFTSRTLPETKEE
- the dprA gene encoding DNA-processing protein DprA, producing the protein MNSLEALISLNMVSDIGSQRLERLLDLFGKPENIFGASKEKLMLVPGIGEKISGEITSFNTENLDRELTLASKLGLKIVTLGCLDYPESLRNIPGSPLVLYYKGSLIAEDRLSISIVGSRLASFYGLESAKEFSSALAERGFTIVSGLAKGIDTYAHKGALRAGGRTLAIMGSGFNNIYPQQNIDLAEEIAKNGAVISEFPINTKPFKQNFPRRNRIISGLSLGVLVVEAARNSGALITADFALEQGREVFALPGRVDSVKSSGTNELIKQGAKLVTCVDDIVEEFGMPVISCKKQEKPLLRKEVVSLNSKEESDVYSLISDESTHLDTLVEKTSLDISKISGIILKLQLMKLIKQLPGKQFVRSGNER